Proteins encoded within one genomic window of Amorphoplanes friuliensis DSM 7358:
- a CDS encoding class I SAM-dependent methyltransferase → METLFLLFPGRHHVLTRFQAEYLRRWPGATVVWAVTSANHENTKRNPVPYHRREAAIERFSVLADLRSVVVPVFDTTPTDRFAEVTLKNITVATGLDLTPDNTVVACSTPAVAALYSALGFRIAGVEASEDPEPARPWDVLLRLAAGDETWHELAHPATIDVFERYQLVETVRSVVNDPVVGDEGGLTPTRNYRTYVEAFADSAARKWKLVDQHVRPGRIVDIGCGAGAVLELADRDPALRESDLIGVEIARHLYEECMHKKAQGVFHNANVFFYRRNVLGGAIFPPRSIDTTLTFALTHEIWSYGDRWESMRRFAQAIYDHTAPGGVWINSDVCGPDGRDRPVHLTLTTTDGTNPASVRRDLGELPPEEVSAYVGGLSTRARLDQFAVDYRFPFTYSPAGDALELTFGDAMDYLTRKDYTDNWLSETQEQFCGLEYADWKSLLADVGFEVDPASHTTRNDWIVDNRLAPTATLTTPDATPLDWPVTHVLLVARRPLNT, encoded by the coding sequence ATGGAAACTCTCTTCTTGCTGTTCCCAGGACGTCACCACGTCCTTACCCGTTTTCAGGCCGAGTACCTGCGACGGTGGCCCGGCGCGACGGTTGTGTGGGCGGTCACGTCGGCCAACCACGAGAACACGAAGCGCAATCCGGTGCCGTACCACCGGCGCGAGGCGGCGATCGAGCGCTTCAGTGTGCTCGCCGACCTGCGTTCCGTGGTCGTCCCGGTCTTCGACACGACGCCGACGGACCGGTTCGCCGAGGTCACGCTCAAGAACATCACGGTGGCCACCGGCCTGGACCTGACCCCGGACAACACCGTGGTGGCGTGCTCGACCCCCGCGGTCGCGGCGCTCTACTCGGCGCTGGGCTTCCGCATCGCCGGCGTCGAGGCCTCGGAGGACCCGGAGCCGGCCCGCCCGTGGGACGTCCTGCTGCGCCTCGCGGCCGGTGACGAGACCTGGCATGAGCTGGCCCACCCCGCGACCATCGACGTCTTCGAGCGCTACCAGCTGGTCGAGACCGTCCGCTCGGTCGTCAACGACCCGGTCGTCGGCGACGAGGGCGGCCTGACCCCGACCCGCAACTACCGCACCTACGTCGAGGCGTTCGCCGACAGCGCGGCCCGCAAGTGGAAACTCGTCGACCAGCACGTCCGCCCAGGCCGCATCGTCGACATCGGCTGCGGCGCCGGCGCGGTCCTCGAGCTCGCCGACCGTGACCCGGCCCTGCGCGAGAGCGACCTCATCGGTGTCGAGATCGCCCGCCACCTCTACGAGGAGTGCATGCACAAGAAGGCCCAGGGCGTCTTCCACAACGCCAACGTCTTCTTCTACCGCCGCAACGTCCTCGGCGGCGCCATCTTCCCGCCGCGTTCGATCGACACGACACTGACGTTCGCCCTGACCCACGAGATCTGGTCCTACGGCGACCGCTGGGAGTCGATGCGCCGCTTCGCCCAGGCCATCTACGACCACACCGCCCCCGGCGGCGTCTGGATCAACAGCGACGTCTGCGGCCCCGACGGCCGCGACCGCCCGGTCCACCTCACCCTCACCACGACCGACGGCACCAACCCCGCTTCGGTACGCCGTGACCTGGGCGAACTGCCCCCGGAGGAGGTCTCGGCGTACGTCGGCGGCCTGTCCACGAGGGCGCGCCTGGACCAGTTCGCCGTCGACTACCGCTTCCCCTTCACGTACTCCCCCGCCGGCGACGCGCTCGAGCTGACCTTCGGCGACGCGATGGACTACCTGACCCGCAAGGACTACACCGACAACTGGCTCTCGGAAACCCAGGAGCAGTTCTGCGGCCTGGAGTACGCCGACTGGAAGTCCCTGCTGGCGGACGTGGGCTTCGAGGTCGACCCGGCCTCCCACACCACCCGCAACGACTGGATCGTCGACAACCGCCTCGCCCCCACCGCCACCCTGACCACCCCGGACGCCACCCCCCTCGACTGGCCGGTCACCCACGTCCTGCTGGTCGCCCGCCGCCCCTTGAACACTTGA